One Aquarana catesbeiana isolate 2022-GZ linkage group LG04, ASM4218655v1, whole genome shotgun sequence genomic region harbors:
- the LOC141141336 gene encoding extracellular calcium-sensing receptor-like, with amino-acid sequence MKTLFFLLLLLPLSAVQTPPGCKLNGWNMDTFTQPGDAMVGGIFLVYSGYDFPLMNFQEPPKPFSCKGFHIRYYRDVLGLKFAVDEINNSPDLLPNITLGFSLLESCMSELRAIGGVMSLLSGVGNPIPHYDCHRTSAMVGIVGDMASALSLPIARILGVLHYPQISHGASSSSLSDKVNFPSFMRTVSSNMFQNIALSRLVNLFGWTWVGMLIVDNDVGEQGGRVIRAEIEKSGSCVAFVEKIHLSYSRKQVLRVVGIVKQSSANVIILHSTEPHVMALLDALFDDGVIGKIFISSVSFTITPGLFSRKAWKVLNGTVGLMPKTRPMPGFESFLQNLHPASNSTFPFIKPFWETAFHCSWSGEGTMEGKERSTSGGSPCTEDGTLRMKIPELFEIYDLSYTYHVYLAIYAYAHALHALLKCQPANRICADVSGTQPWQVLHSLQKTPFRSPSGDTITFDANGDVSASYDIVTIQILKEEFQMLTVGSFNPEAKSGHVIDINTSNILWNEQFSQVPPSYCSDSCPPGYRRVTRQGQPSCCFDCVLCSAGDISNRTDAAECLRCPGDQWSNEERNRCIPKIIEFLSYQEPLGIILVLIATGSSILALCILLIFIRFKDTPVIKATNRELSYILLVSLIICFLCCLVFIGKPSTVTCLLRQTIFSVIFSVSISSVLAKTIMVILAFKATQLNSPLRKWLGPTIPRIVVGLCSVLQIAICSVWLNRSPPFPTMNTETENNKIILECNEGQKVFHYMSLGFMGFLAMISFLVAFLARNLPGSFNEAKLITFSMLVFCCVWISFIPAYLSTSGKYTVAVQIFAILASSAGLLSFIFLPKCCIILLRPERNSRQSISVKYSRHQRL; translated from the exons ATGAAGACCCtcttcttccttctgctgctcCTCCCCCTCTcagcagtacaaacaccccccggGTGCAAGCTGAATGGATGGAACATGGACACCTTTACCCAGCCAGGTGATGCCATGGTCGGAGGAATTTTTTTGGTCTACTCTGGGTATGATTTCCCGCTGATGAACTTCCAAGAACCGCCTAAGCCATTTTCCTGTAAAGG GTTCCACATTCGTTATTACCGGGATGTTCTGGGCCTCAAGTTTGCAGTTGATGAAATTAACAATTCTCCAGACCTGCTGCCTAACATCACTCTTGGCTTCAGCCTCCTGGAGTCTTGTATGTCAGAGCTCCGGGCCATAGGAGGGGTTATGTCTCTTTTGTCAGGGGTAGGAAACCCTATACCTCATTACGACTGCCACAGGACCTCTGCCATGGTTGGGATAGTTGGAGATATGGCATCAGCTCTGTCTCTTCCCATTGCCAGGATCCTAGGAGTCCTTCATTATCCACAG ATCAGCCATGGGGCCTCTTCATCATCCTTGAGCGACAAGGTGAACTTTCCATCTTTCATGCGCACAGTTTCCAGTAACATGTTTCAAAACATTGCCCTCTCACGACTTGTTAACCTGTTTGGTTGGACTTGGGTTGGAATGCTAATAGTGGACAATGATGTGGGTGAGCAGGGTGGGAGGGTGATCAGGGCTGAGATAGAGAAAAGTGGAAGCTGTGTGGCCTTTGTTGAAAAAATCCACCTGAGCTACTCCAGGAAACAAGTCCTGAGGGTGGTGGGAATCGTAAAACAAAGTTCAGCCAACGTAATTATCCTCCACAGCACCGAGCCTCATGTGATGGCGTTGCTCGATGCCTTGTTTGATGATGGTGTGATTGGGAAGATTTTCATTTCTTctgtttcctttacaatcactcctGGCCTTTTCTCCAGGAAGGCATGGAAAGTTCTTAACGGGACTGTAGGCCTAATGCCCAAAACAAGACCTATGCCAGGCTTTGAGTCCTTCCTTCAAAATCTACATCCAGCTTCAAACTCTACGTTTCCCTTCATTAAACCCTTCTGGGAAACAGCATTTCACTGCAGCTGGTCTGGGGAAGGAACAATGGAAGGTAAAGAAAGGTCTACAAGTGGTGGGTCACCATGCACTGAAGATGGAACTCTGAGGATGAAAATCCCAGAATTATTTGAAATCTATGACCTGAGCTACACATATCACGTCTACCTGGCTATATATGCCTATGCCCATGCTCTTCACGCGCTGCTCAAGTGCCAACCAGCAAACCGTATTTGTGCTGATGTCAGTGGTACCCAGCCCTGGCAG GTCCTGCATTCTCTACAGAAAACCCCTTTCCGCTCCCCATCTGGGGACACCATCACTTTTGACGCCAATGGAGATGTTTCTGCATCGTATGACATTGTGACCATCCAGattcttaaagaagaattccaaatGCTGACTGTTGGATCATTTAACCCTGAGGCAAAGTCAGGTCATGTGATCGATATTAACACTAGCAACATTCTGTGGAATGAGCAATTTTCCCAG GTCCCCCCCTCATATTGCAGTGACAGTTGTCCTCCCGGATACAGGAGGGTCACCAGACAGGGACAACCATCCTGCTGCTTCGACTGTGTCTTGTGTTCTGCAGGAGACATTTCAAACAGGACTG ATGCTGCTGAATGTCTCCGATGCCCAGGAGATCAATGGTCAAATGAAGAACGGAACAGATGCATCCCGAAGATTATAGAGTTCCTTTCTTATCAAGAACCACTGGGAATTATACTAGTACTGATAGCCACTGGGTCCTCCATCCTGGCACTTTGCATCCTATTGATATTTATTAGGTTCAAAGACACGCCTGTGATTAAAGCCACCAACAGGGAATTGAGTTACATCCTGCTGGTGTCACTCATTATCTGCTTCCTCTGCTGTCTGGTGTTTATTGGTAAACCATCCACTGTCACCTGCCTCCTAAGACAAACCATCTTTAGTGTCATCTTCTCTGTTAGTATCTCCTCAGTACTGGCTAAGACAATCATGGTGATCCTGGCCTTCAAAGCTACCCAGCTGAACAGCCCATTAAGGAAATGGCTGGGTCCCACCATTCCTCGTATTGTTGTAGGACTTTGTTCGGTTTTACAGATTGCTATATGTTCAGTGTGGCTTAATAGGTCACCTCCGTTTCCAACTATGAACACTGAaacagaaaacaataaaataattcTTGAGTGCAATGAAGGTCAGAAAGTGTTTCACTACATGTCTCTGGGGTTCATGGGCTTCTTGGCAATGATAAGCTTTCTAGTGGCTTTCCTGGCAAGAAACCTACCTGGAAGCTTCAATGAGGCCAAATTGATCACCTTCAGTATGCTGGTCTTCTGTTGTGTCTGGATCTCCTTCATCCCGGCCTATCTTAGCACCAGTGGCAAGTACACAGTGGCTGTTCAGATATTTGCTATCTTGGCTTCAAGTGCTGGACTGCTAAGCTTCATCTTTCTTCCCAAATGTTGCATTATCCTACTGAGACCAGAAAGGAACAGCCGACAGTCGATCAGTGTAAAATATTCTAGACATCAAAGATTATAG